In Labrus mixtus chromosome 3, fLabMix1.1, whole genome shotgun sequence, a single window of DNA contains:
- the LOC132960450 gene encoding cytochrome P450 2J2-like, whose translation MMDSIFSALGCFVDWDVKSFLLFTTVFIVTADYIKNRRPAGYPPGPQAFPIVGNMFSVDHSRGHESMTQLAGKYGDVYSLRMGQEWVVVLNGCEVLKEALVNQGDSVADRPSLPMFQDISEDLGIVFTSGHMWKQQRRFALSTLRYFGIGKKSLEPVILDEFTYCSKEFQSFKGKPFDPKLIIGNAVSNIICSLVFGHRFEYTDEKFRKLISWFEIALQIEASIWTQFYNSFPKLMRRLPGPHQTVLRVWNDVKDFIRGELKEHKNNWDPSDPRDFIDCYLKEIQESKGKADNTFDEETLVISVLELFVAGSETTSTTLRWAFLFLAKYPDIQAKVQAEIDRVIGQSRQPSVEDRVNMPYTDAVLHEVQRMGNIVPLSLPHMTNKDIQLGGYTIPKGATIIPNLTSVLYDKNLWETPFTFNPGHFLTEEGKFVKQAAFMPFSAGKRVCLGENLARMELFLFFTSFMQRFTFSMPAGVKAKLDYQFGITMAPCPYEICATLR comes from the exons ATGATGGATTCTATCTTTTCTGCACTTGGATGCTTTGTGGACTGGGATGTGAAAAGCTTTTTGCTCTTCACAACAGTTTTCATTGTCACTGCTGATTATATTAAGAACCGTCGGCCAGCCGGCTATCCTCCAGGACCTCAAGCATTTCCTATAGTGGGCAACATGTTCTCTGTCGACCACAGCAGGGGTCATGAGAGTATGACACAG ctggcaggaaaatATGGGGATGTGTACAGCCTGCGGATGGGCCAGGAGTGGGTTGTGGTCTTAAATGGGTGTGAGGTTCTGAAAGAAGCTCTtgtaaatcagggagacagTGTGGCTGACCGCCCATCCCTCCCTATGTTTCAGGACATAAGTGAAGACCTAG GTATAGTGTTCACTAGCGGGCACATGTGGAAGCAGCAGAGGCGTTTTGCCCTTTCAACTCTCAGATATTTTGGAATTGGAAAGAAGTCACTTGAACCTGTCATCTTAGATGAATTCACTTATTGTTCAAAAGAATTCCAAAGCTTTAAAG GTAAGCCCTTCGATCCAAAACTCATCATTGGCAACGCTGTCTCCAACATCATCTGCTCCCTGGTTTTTGGGCATCGATTTGAGTACACTGATGAGAAGTTCAGGAAACTGATCAGCTGGTTTGAGATAGCACTCCAGATTGAAGCCTCAATTTGGACACAG TTTTACAACTCGTTCCCTAAGCTGATGAGACGTTTGCCCGGGCCACATCAGACAGTCCTGCGGGTGTGGAACGATGTGAAGGACTTCATTAGAGGAGAGCTTAAGGAGCACAAAAACAACTGGGACCCCTCGGACCCAAGAGACTTCATTGATTGCTACCTGAAGGAGATCCAGGAG AGTAAAGGGAAAGCTGACAACACTTTTGATGAGGAAACCCTGGTCATTTCTGTATTGGAACTGTTTGTGGCTGGCTCTGAGACCACATCCACCACCCTGCGCTGGGCTTTCCTCTTCCTGGCAAAGTACCCAGATATCCAGG CAAAGGTCCAGGCTGAGATAGACAGAGTGATAGGACAGTCCAGACAGCCGTCAGTGGAAGATCGTGTAAACATGCCCTATACAGACGCTGTCCTCCACGAGGTCCAGAGAATGGGCAACATAGTACCTCTAAGCCTGCCTCATATGACCAACAAGGATATCCAGTTGGGAGGCTACACAATCCCAAAG GGAGCTACAATAATCCCAAATTTGACCTCGGTGCTGTACGACAAGAATCTATGGGAGACCCCCTTCACCTTCAACCCAGGACACTTCCTGACTGAGGAGGGGAAGTTTGTGAAGCAAGCTGCCTTCATGCCTTTCTCTGCAG gTAAGCGTGTATGTCTTGGTGAGAACTTGGCAAGGATGGagcttttcctcttcttcacctccttcatGCAGCGCTTCACCTTCTCCATGCCTGCTGGGGTCAAGGCGAAGTTGGACTACCAATTTGGTATTACTATGGCACCATGTCCTTATGAAATCTGTGCAACATTACGCTAA